A portion of the uncultured Draconibacterium sp. genome contains these proteins:
- a CDS encoding GNAT family N-acetyltransferase, producing MELIEVSGKHLIDDFHKVPELIYRNDRNWIPQLRMMIEDTFNPDKNGRFQKGDAQRWILKNNGKLLGRIAAFYDDDYSSGYDQPTGCCGFFECVNNEQAAFKLFNVAAQWLKEKGMEAMDGPVNFDENFFFWGLLKDGFRPQTFGMNYNPPYYNTLFEAYGFKTYYDQYSYSLDITNPDLPERFWKIAEWVAKKPGYAFEHFSFKNQDKYLLDFIEIHEKAWGGHGNYKPIEFQLLKDLLSNAKIILDEEFIWYAYHNGKPIAFFMQILDLNQILKKLKTGSLNFWQTLKLLYYRRTKAITRCRVIVLGVVPGYQGKGIESAIFYHLKKVMLRKKWYNDMEMSWVGDFNPKMNAMFKSFGADRTQTHCTLRYLFDRDKEFVRAPIIE from the coding sequence ATGGAGCTTATCGAGGTTTCCGGGAAACACCTGATTGATGATTTTCATAAAGTACCGGAATTAATTTACAGAAATGATCGTAACTGGATTCCTCAGCTTCGGATGATGATTGAGGACACTTTTAATCCGGATAAAAATGGTCGTTTCCAAAAAGGCGATGCCCAACGCTGGATATTAAAAAATAACGGGAAACTGCTTGGCCGGATTGCCGCATTTTACGACGATGATTATTCGTCGGGATACGATCAGCCAACCGGATGTTGCGGTTTTTTTGAGTGTGTAAATAACGAGCAGGCAGCTTTTAAGCTTTTTAACGTGGCTGCACAGTGGCTAAAAGAAAAGGGTATGGAGGCCATGGACGGGCCGGTAAATTTTGATGAAAATTTTTTCTTTTGGGGTTTATTAAAAGATGGATTTCGGCCACAAACATTTGGGATGAATTACAACCCGCCCTATTACAATACTTTATTTGAGGCCTACGGTTTTAAAACGTATTACGATCAGTATAGCTATTCGTTAGACATTACAAATCCCGATTTGCCCGAGCGTTTCTGGAAAATTGCGGAGTGGGTGGCCAAAAAGCCGGGATATGCATTTGAGCACTTTTCCTTTAAAAATCAGGATAAATACCTTCTCGATTTTATCGAGATTCATGAAAAAGCATGGGGCGGACACGGAAACTATAAACCAATCGAATTTCAATTGCTGAAAGATTTATTATCGAATGCGAAAATAATTCTCGATGAGGAATTTATCTGGTATGCTTATCACAACGGAAAGCCGATTGCTTTTTTTATGCAGATACTTGATTTGAATCAGATTTTGAAAAAACTAAAAACCGGAAGCCTGAATTTCTGGCAGACTTTAAAGCTGTTGTATTACCGAAGAACCAAGGCGATTACTCGTTGTAGAGTAATTGTTTTAGGCGTTGTTCCGGGCTACCAGGGAAAAGGAATTGAATCGGCTATTTTTTATCATCTGAAAAAAGTTATGTTGCGAAAAAAATGGTATAACGATATGGAAATGAGCTGGGTTGGAGATTTTAACCCGAAGATGAATGCTATGTTCAAATCGTTTGGAGCCGACCGCACACAAACGCATTGCACCTTGCGTTATTTATTCGATAGGGACAAAGAATTTGTAAGGGCGCCGATTATTGAATAA
- a CDS encoding Bax inhibitor-1/YccA family protein, with translation MMNLSKSSNPVLKESTFSRGYTAQSDVMTVNGTVNKTALMLLLVIAGAVFTWNKFFDAVASNPEAGLAAVGPWLAIGGIGGFITVLVTVFRPQSSGISAPIYAVFEGLFLGGISAIFEMQYENIVMRAVMLTLAVFMVMLFLYRSGIIKVTQKFMLGVVAATAGIALVYFVSFIAGMFGAEMSFLYGNSNLSIGISLVVVAVAALNLVLDFSFIERASESGAPKYMEWYGAFGLMVTLIWLYLEILRLLSKLASRN, from the coding sequence ATGATGAATCTATCAAAATCTTCAAATCCTGTTTTAAAAGAAAGTACTTTTAGCAGGGGTTATACCGCACAGTCGGATGTAATGACTGTAAACGGAACCGTTAATAAAACAGCTTTAATGTTGTTGCTGGTAATTGCCGGAGCGGTTTTTACCTGGAATAAGTTTTTCGATGCGGTTGCCTCTAATCCCGAGGCTGGTTTAGCCGCCGTTGGACCATGGTTGGCAATTGGTGGAATTGGTGGTTTTATAACGGTTCTGGTAACTGTTTTTCGTCCGCAGAGTTCAGGAATATCAGCACCGATTTATGCTGTTTTCGAAGGATTATTCCTTGGCGGAATATCTGCAATTTTCGAAATGCAGTACGAAAATATTGTTATGCGTGCAGTAATGCTTACGTTGGCCGTTTTTATGGTGATGTTGTTTTTGTATCGCTCGGGAATTATAAAGGTGACGCAAAAATTTATGCTCGGTGTGGTAGCGGCCACAGCTGGTATTGCCCTGGTTTATTTTGTAAGTTTTATTGCCGGAATGTTTGGTGCCGAGATGTCGTTTTTATACGGTAATTCAAATCTGAGTATCGGAATTAGCCTGGTTGTTGTTGCTGTGGCAGCACTAAACCTGGTACTCGACTTTTCCTTTATTGAACGCGCATCAGAATCCGGTGCTCCAAAATATATGGAGTGGTACGGTGCATTTGGGTTAATGGTAACTCTTATTTGGCTGTACCTCGAAATTTTGCGCTTGCTGTCGAAATTGGCAAGTCGAAATTAA
- a CDS encoding lipid II flippase MurJ, with the protein MKKYLNSVSAFQFFQLIRYSTLILVGIVFTKTALTQKAIGEYETFVFLAGAVSFFWLNGLLKALLPIGMSRDSSKTNVFSALVVIQSFSLLAALLLLVFQTFFSSTLLNGKPVPELVLLVVFIVVSPASNLVEYYYLLKKRNKAIVIYALVSFSVQFVFVVLPVLIKNDIQLAMRGLVFSSGLRYLWLLITLIGNREIIFSVRFIREHIKLGLPLVVATLLSGSAQFVDGFIVTSKFDEATFAIFRYGARELPLAMLLANALSNAMLPAFAKKELLTENLGQLKQSVQKLMHFLFPLTAILLVVSKPLFPVVFNAGFQESATIFNIYLLLIVSRLMLPQTILNGLKISKPIMAASFFELIINVVLSLIFVQIWGIAGIAFATFVAYLFEKIYLAAVVKQRLNIGITDYLPTRIFLIYSAGIVVIFIFAELIF; encoded by the coding sequence GTGAAAAAATACCTAAATAGTGTTTCTGCCTTCCAGTTTTTTCAGTTGATACGTTATTCAACTTTAATTCTGGTTGGAATTGTTTTTACCAAAACTGCGCTCACACAAAAAGCAATTGGAGAGTACGAAACTTTTGTGTTTTTAGCAGGTGCAGTAAGCTTCTTCTGGCTGAATGGTTTGCTAAAAGCTTTGCTGCCAATTGGTATGAGCCGAGACAGCAGTAAAACCAATGTTTTTAGTGCGTTGGTGGTTATACAGAGTTTTAGTTTGCTGGCGGCACTTCTTTTATTGGTTTTTCAAACATTCTTCTCCAGCACATTATTAAATGGGAAACCGGTTCCTGAATTGGTTTTGCTGGTGGTTTTTATAGTTGTAAGTCCTGCATCAAATCTGGTAGAATATTATTATTTACTGAAGAAACGAAACAAAGCGATTGTTATTTATGCCTTGGTTTCTTTTTCGGTGCAATTTGTATTTGTGGTATTGCCGGTACTTATAAAAAATGATATTCAGCTGGCGATGCGTGGTTTGGTGTTCAGTTCTGGTTTACGTTACCTGTGGCTGTTAATCACCCTCATTGGTAATCGCGAAATAATATTTTCTGTCCGTTTTATTCGCGAACATATAAAATTGGGCTTGCCTTTAGTTGTTGCCACTTTGTTGAGTGGCTCGGCACAGTTTGTCGATGGCTTTATTGTTACCTCAAAGTTTGATGAAGCTACGTTTGCCATTTTCCGTTATGGCGCCCGAGAACTTCCGCTGGCCATGTTGCTGGCCAATGCATTAAGTAATGCAATGCTTCCGGCTTTTGCTAAAAAAGAACTGTTAACTGAGAACTTAGGGCAGTTAAAACAAAGTGTACAGAAATTAATGCATTTTCTTTTTCCGCTGACTGCTATTTTGTTAGTGGTGTCTAAACCGTTGTTCCCGGTGGTGTTTAATGCCGGATTTCAGGAAAGTGCCACCATTTTTAATATTTATCTGTTATTAATTGTTAGCCGTTTAATGCTGCCGCAAACCATATTAAATGGGTTGAAAATATCGAAGCCAATAATGGCCGCATCATTTTTCGAGCTGATCATAAATGTTGTATTAAGCCTTATTTTTGTGCAGATTTGGGGAATTGCCGGAATTGCATTTGCTACGTTTGTGGCCTACTTGTTTGAAAAAATTTATTTGGCAGCAGTAGTAAAACAACGGTTAAACATAGGCATAACAGATTATTTGCCAACACGTATTTTTTTGATCTATTCGGCAGGAATAGTTGTAATTTTTATTTTTGCCGAACTAATTTTTTAA
- a CDS encoding AI-2E family transporter, with protein sequence MIQLKGWTRNTLFIVGFLFIIFLLWYFSAIVTYILISVVLSFVGRPLTRWLTKIKYKRLKIPKGLAAFATLVALWIVFISFFRFMIPLLISEVETLSQIDFTLVLDSIEEPLLNLMHIFHKDAVSIESQNFIGIVTESLGAEIDFSQVSNWFGVVAGTIGELLIGFFSVSFITFFFLKEETMFRTFIILLVPTQFEEKVAHILDSISYLLRRYFIGLLFEVFMVMLLDTIGLTIVGIEFNHAVVIGLFCGMFNVIPYLGPWMGAALGLLIGAALHINLDFMNEVLPTLGWMTLVFLSVQVIDNVLFQPLIYSSSVKAHPLEIFLVIMAAGSMAGIIGMILAIPVYTIIRVIAAEFFENMKLVRKITEHLDKEKT encoded by the coding sequence ATGATTCAACTTAAAGGCTGGACCCGCAATACGCTTTTTATTGTCGGATTTCTTTTTATCATTTTTTTACTCTGGTATTTCAGCGCCATAGTAACCTACATATTAATTTCGGTGGTGCTATCGTTTGTTGGTCGGCCACTAACCCGTTGGCTGACAAAAATAAAATACAAACGACTAAAAATACCAAAAGGACTTGCTGCTTTTGCAACGCTTGTTGCTTTGTGGATCGTTTTTATTTCATTCTTCCGTTTTATGATTCCACTCCTTATAAGTGAAGTGGAAACACTTTCGCAAATTGATTTTACCCTGGTACTTGATTCCATTGAAGAGCCACTTTTAAACCTGATGCACATTTTTCACAAAGATGCCGTTAGTATTGAATCGCAGAATTTTATAGGTATCGTAACCGAAAGTTTAGGTGCAGAAATTGATTTTTCGCAGGTATCGAATTGGTTTGGCGTGGTGGCAGGAACAATCGGCGAACTTTTAATCGGATTCTTTTCAGTATCTTTTATCACCTTCTTTTTTCTGAAAGAAGAAACCATGTTTCGTACCTTTATTATCCTTTTGGTTCCAACTCAGTTTGAAGAAAAGGTTGCCCATATTCTCGATTCTATTTCATATTTATTACGTCGCTATTTTATTGGGCTGCTCTTCGAAGTTTTTATGGTGATGCTACTGGATACAATTGGCCTTACCATTGTTGGCATTGAGTTTAACCATGCTGTTGTTATCGGACTGTTTTGCGGTATGTTCAATGTTATTCCGTATCTCGGCCCGTGGATGGGGGCAGCACTCGGTTTACTTATCGGGGCAGCTTTACATATAAATCTCGATTTTATGAACGAAGTTTTACCAACTTTGGGTTGGATGACACTGGTTTTTCTTTCCGTTCAGGTAATCGACAATGTACTTTTTCAGCCGCTAATTTATTCCAGTAGCGTAAAAGCACACCCGCTCGAAATTTTCCTGGTAATTATGGCCGCCGGAAGCATGGCAGGAATTATAGGAATGATACTGGCCATACCAGTTTACACCATCATCAGAGTGATTGCCGCCGAATTTTTTGAGAACATGAAACTGGTGCGAAAAATTACCGAACACCTTGATAAAGAGAAGACTTAA
- a CDS encoding cytochrome c3 family protein encodes MREHFFWGGFMKKTQIFISLFAFVTCILLSNNLYADAAESVVTDGHSHEDVKRGERFFKGLLPFNRDYSSCVSCHNLNRVDTLNWNPSAMDIAIKYADKDFETFQASVLNPVGVKMEASHVNFNIEEEDLKTVKIYLDNLAHTGVPPAKPTHYNLILFLFLGLLITWAVVELIFIRKIKLKFIPLIILLGAFGWQVKMIVTDAIKLGRQENYAPDQPIKFSHKVHAGENGIDCLYCHTTAEQSKSAGIPATNLCMNCHILIREGTNSGKFEISKVVDAAENGHSIEWKRIHNLPDHVFFSHAVHVGSGKLDCMQCHGPVDEMDIMEQHSDLSMGWCVNCHRDTEVDFGNNGYYEHYVKLHEEMKSGAIDSVTAADMGANDCMRCHY; translated from the coding sequence ATGAGAGAACACTTCTTTTGGGGAGGTTTCATGAAAAAAACGCAAATTTTCATATCCCTGTTCGCATTTGTTACCTGTATTTTGCTATCCAATAATTTGTACGCCGATGCTGCTGAATCAGTTGTAACTGATGGACATTCGCACGAAGATGTAAAACGTGGCGAACGTTTTTTCAAAGGGTTACTACCATTCAATCGTGATTATTCGTCGTGTGTTTCGTGCCATAATCTAAACCGGGTCGACACGCTTAACTGGAATCCTTCGGCAATGGATATTGCAATAAAATACGCAGATAAAGATTTTGAAACGTTTCAGGCTTCAGTGCTCAATCCGGTTGGTGTAAAAATGGAAGCATCGCACGTTAATTTCAATATTGAGGAAGAAGACCTTAAAACGGTAAAAATTTATCTCGACAATTTGGCGCACACCGGTGTTCCTCCGGCAAAACCAACACATTACAATCTTATTCTCTTTCTGTTTTTAGGATTATTAATTACCTGGGCAGTTGTTGAACTGATCTTCATCCGAAAAATTAAACTGAAATTCATTCCATTGATAATATTACTGGGTGCTTTTGGCTGGCAGGTTAAAATGATTGTTACCGATGCCATAAAATTGGGCCGCCAGGAAAATTATGCGCCCGATCAACCCATAAAATTCTCGCATAAAGTGCATGCCGGCGAAAACGGAATTGATTGTTTGTATTGTCATACAACGGCCGAACAAAGTAAATCGGCAGGAATTCCGGCCACCAACCTTTGTATGAATTGCCATATTTTGATTCGTGAAGGAACAAACAGTGGCAAATTTGAGATCTCGAAAGTGGTGGATGCCGCAGAAAATGGTCATTCAATCGAGTGGAAACGAATTCACAACCTGCCCGATCATGTCTTTTTTAGTCATGCGGTGCACGTTGGATCAGGCAAGCTCGACTGCATGCAATGTCATGGCCCGGTAGACGAGATGGATATTATGGAACAACACAGCGACCTGTCGATGGGCTGGTGTGTAAACTGCCACCGCGACACCGAAGTAGATTTTGGGAACAATGGCTATTACGAACATTACGTGAAATTGCACGAAGAAATGAAATCCGGAGCTATCGACTCGGTAACAGCAGCTGACATGGGCGCTAACGATTGTATGCGTTGCCATTACTAA
- a CDS encoding TAT-variant-translocated molybdopterin oxidoreductase, with the protein MTKYWRSLDELNNPAEFKQNEIKLELDAKRAVIKKASGSSRRDFLKVFGFSVATAAVVASCKRPVDKAIPYLVKPEEVTPGMANYYASSYFEANEYCSVLVKVRDGRPIKIEGNDLSPVSQKGTSARVQASVLDLYDDARFKTPLKRGEATNWEEVDSYIIRKLEQLNNDNKKVVLLTSSIISPTTRKVITSFQEKYPNVEWVKYDAVSASGILEANQQSFDAAIIPDYRFEQAKVIASFGADFLGTWLSSTEYTKGYAAGRKVLDKGDEMSRHYQFESGMTLTGSNADVRVPIKPSEEKTILTALYYQLMQAKGFMTIAAPGSPVDITGLAEDLIANEGKSLVVSGSNDVNIQLIVNAINNLLGNYGSTILLNRPLNTHQAIDGDFEKVIAGLKNKEIAGVLCWGVNPVYNHPKGNEIKELIAGAELSVSFSDRKDETTAACHWVCPAPHYLEAWNDAEPKKGLFSLSQPTISKLFDSRQVQETLLKWGGEEQPNYYEILKANWEENFTGVQSKYSDSRLFWNDVLQKGVFETEISSEELVYSENGLENALQLGGEQSQGWEVVFYQSVALKDGSSANNPWLQELPDPVAKISWDNFAAVPVKWAEENGVQNESVITINGIEMPVFVQPGQAPETISIALGYGREVAGKVGDGVGKNMYALTSIKNNAKQLWLSGAAVQTTEKTFELALSQTHHSMEGRPIVRETNFDKWQLDPASGNEIRKEHLEHHVSLYPEQEFKGHHWAMAVDLGSCVGCGNCSISCQAENNVQVIGKEQVRNRRIMHWIRVDRYFSNDAENPDVYHQPVMCQHCDNAPCENVCPVSATPHSEEGLNQMAYNRCVGTKYCVNNCPYKVRRFNWFQYVQNPEFDYASNSDLGRMVLNPDVTVRSRGVVEKCSFCVQRIQEKKAEAKVAGRMLEDGEVQPACVQSCPADALVFGDLNNENSKINKLFKNERNYHLLEELHTLPSVGYLTKVRNKKA; encoded by the coding sequence ATGACAAAATATTGGAGAAGTTTAGACGAGTTAAATAATCCGGCAGAGTTTAAACAAAACGAGATTAAACTGGAACTGGATGCCAAACGTGCCGTAATAAAAAAGGCTTCCGGCTCATCACGTCGCGATTTTCTGAAGGTTTTTGGATTTAGTGTTGCCACCGCAGCGGTTGTTGCAAGCTGTAAACGGCCGGTGGACAAAGCAATTCCTTACCTGGTAAAACCGGAGGAAGTAACTCCCGGAATGGCCAACTATTACGCCTCAAGCTATTTTGAAGCCAACGAATATTGCAGTGTTTTAGTGAAAGTGCGCGATGGACGCCCTATAAAAATTGAGGGTAACGACTTGTCACCTGTTTCGCAAAAAGGTACTTCGGCGCGGGTGCAGGCTTCGGTTTTGGATTTGTATGATGACGCCCGTTTTAAAACGCCCCTAAAAAGAGGCGAAGCAACAAACTGGGAGGAAGTAGACAGCTACATAATCAGAAAATTGGAGCAACTAAATAACGACAACAAGAAAGTTGTTTTGCTCACCTCAAGTATAATCTCGCCAACAACTAGGAAAGTAATTACCAGCTTTCAGGAAAAGTATCCAAATGTTGAATGGGTTAAATATGATGCCGTTTCAGCCAGTGGAATTTTAGAGGCCAACCAACAAAGTTTTGACGCTGCAATAATTCCTGATTATCGCTTCGAGCAGGCAAAAGTAATAGCCAGTTTTGGCGCCGACTTTTTAGGTACCTGGCTTTCGTCGACTGAATATACAAAAGGTTATGCAGCCGGAAGAAAAGTGCTGGATAAAGGCGATGAAATGAGCCGTCATTATCAGTTCGAGTCGGGAATGACTTTGACCGGTTCGAATGCCGATGTGCGCGTACCGATAAAACCATCGGAAGAGAAGACGATATTAACAGCGCTGTATTACCAGTTGATGCAGGCAAAAGGTTTTATGACCATTGCAGCTCCCGGCAGCCCGGTTGATATAACAGGATTGGCAGAAGACCTAATTGCCAACGAAGGAAAATCGCTGGTAGTTTCGGGAAGTAACGATGTAAATATCCAGCTGATCGTGAATGCAATCAACAATTTGCTGGGAAATTACGGCTCAACGATATTATTGAACAGACCATTAAATACGCATCAGGCGATTGATGGCGATTTTGAAAAAGTAATTGCCGGATTAAAAAATAAAGAAATTGCCGGTGTGCTCTGCTGGGGCGTAAACCCGGTTTATAATCATCCGAAAGGAAACGAAATAAAAGAATTGATTGCAGGCGCTGAACTATCAGTTTCGTTTTCCGACAGAAAAGATGAAACAACAGCAGCTTGTCATTGGGTGTGCCCTGCACCACATTACCTTGAAGCGTGGAACGACGCGGAGCCTAAAAAAGGTCTTTTCAGCTTGTCGCAACCTACAATTTCAAAACTCTTCGATAGCCGCCAAGTTCAGGAAACGTTGCTAAAATGGGGCGGTGAAGAGCAGCCTAATTATTACGAAATTTTAAAAGCAAACTGGGAAGAGAATTTCACTGGTGTGCAATCAAAATATTCCGATTCCCGGTTATTCTGGAACGATGTTTTGCAAAAAGGAGTTTTCGAAACCGAGATAAGTTCTGAAGAACTAGTTTATAGTGAAAATGGATTAGAAAATGCCTTACAATTAGGTGGAGAACAATCTCAGGGATGGGAAGTTGTTTTCTACCAGAGTGTGGCATTAAAAGACGGGAGTTCTGCCAACAATCCGTGGTTACAGGAATTACCCGATCCGGTTGCAAAAATTAGCTGGGATAACTTTGCTGCAGTGCCGGTAAAATGGGCAGAAGAAAATGGTGTTCAGAACGAATCGGTGATTACGATAAACGGAATTGAAATGCCCGTTTTTGTGCAGCCCGGACAAGCTCCTGAAACCATTTCGATAGCATTGGGTTACGGCCGCGAAGTTGCCGGTAAAGTTGGCGACGGAGTGGGTAAAAATATGTATGCACTGACATCGATTAAGAATAATGCCAAACAACTTTGGTTAAGTGGTGCCGCTGTGCAGACAACAGAAAAAACTTTCGAACTGGCTTTATCACAAACGCACCATTCGATGGAAGGGCGGCCAATTGTTCGCGAAACAAACTTCGACAAATGGCAACTCGATCCGGCTTCCGGAAACGAAATTCGTAAAGAGCATCTGGAACACCACGTTTCATTATATCCGGAGCAGGAATTTAAAGGACACCATTGGGCGATGGCCGTTGATTTGGGAAGTTGTGTGGGATGTGGAAACTGTTCCATCTCGTGCCAGGCCGAAAACAACGTGCAGGTAATCGGGAAAGAACAGGTGCGCAACCGCCGTATCATGCACTGGATTCGTGTTGATCGTTATTTCTCAAACGACGCCGAAAATCCGGATGTATATCATCAGCCGGTAATGTGTCAGCATTGCGATAATGCGCCGTGCGAAAATGTTTGCCCGGTTTCGGCAACGCCGCACAGCGAAGAAGGATTGAACCAAATGGCTTACAACCGTTGCGTAGGAACCAAGTATTGCGTAAACAACTGCCCATACAAAGTGCGTCGTTTTAACTGGTTCCAGTATGTGCAAAATCCGGAGTTCGATTACGCATCAAACAGCGATTTGGGGCGCATGGTTCTTAATCCTGACGTTACCGTTCGCTCGCGTGGTGTAGTTGAAAAATGTTCGTTCTGTGTGCAGCGTATTCAGGAGAAAAAGGCAGAAGCAAAAGTCGCCGGAAGAATGCTGGAGGATGGAGAAGTTCAGCCGGCCTGTGTTCAGTCGTGCCCGGCCGATGCGCTGGTATTTGGCGATCTGAATAATGAGAACAGCAAAATCAACAAGCTCTTTAAAAACGAGCGCAATTACCATTTACTGGAAGAACTGCACACCCTGCCTTCGGTAGGATATTTAACTAAAGTAAGAAACAAAAAAGCATAA
- the nrfD gene encoding NrfD/PsrC family molybdoenzyme membrane anchor subunit, with product MYNSAVRGKLIDGEKSFSQISKEILAPIHAKTPLWWYAAMLVSLGMFGFGLYCKYITVSTGIGTWGVNNSVAWGWAIINFVWWIGIGHAGTAFSIFLLILRQKWRTAINRAAEAMTVVAVFCASLFPLLHMGRPWLFFFIFPYPNTRGPLWVNFNSPLFWDFVAISAYLLISASFWYFGMVPDFATIRDTAKSKIKKAVYGFFAFGWTGSSREWLRFEGLSFVLGGIAAVLVVSVHSIVSTDFAVSVQAGWHTTIFPPYFVIGAIFSGFAMVLTLVITMRGLYNMNDFITDRHVDAVCRILIFISLIMGTAYMTEIFIAWYSASEYETYMFFKNRLFGDYAFQFWAMFTANAVIPQLFWFKAVRKRMWIVFIISIIINIGMWFERFNIVVTTLSRDYLPAAWANYSPTYVEIGFFVGTLGMFLAGVLLFFRYIPMIAISELKSVAKFDKPNNGQLKAKSHE from the coding sequence ATGTATAATTCAGCCGTAAGGGGAAAGCTAATTGATGGCGAGAAATCGTTTAGTCAGATTTCGAAGGAGATATTAGCACCCATCCACGCCAAAACGCCACTTTGGTGGTATGCAGCCATGCTGGTGAGTTTAGGCATGTTCGGATTTGGTTTGTATTGCAAATACATCACCGTTTCAACCGGAATTGGTACCTGGGGAGTAAATAACTCAGTAGCCTGGGGTTGGGCCATCATCAACTTTGTTTGGTGGATTGGTATCGGACATGCCGGAACCGCGTTTTCCATTTTCCTGCTCATATTACGGCAGAAATGGAGAACTGCTATTAACCGTGCGGCAGAAGCGATGACCGTTGTTGCCGTTTTCTGTGCCAGCCTTTTCCCGCTGTTGCACATGGGGCGCCCGTGGTTGTTTTTCTTTATTTTCCCTTATCCGAATACACGTGGTCCGCTTTGGGTGAATTTTAACTCACCTCTTTTCTGGGACTTTGTTGCTATTTCTGCCTATCTGCTTATTTCAGCAAGTTTCTGGTATTTTGGAATGGTACCTGATTTTGCAACCATTCGCGACACGGCAAAGTCGAAAATTAAAAAAGCCGTTTACGGATTTTTTGCTTTTGGCTGGACCGGATCAAGCCGTGAGTGGTTACGTTTTGAGGGACTGAGTTTTGTACTTGGTGGAATTGCTGCAGTATTGGTAGTTTCAGTACACTCGATTGTATCTACAGACTTTGCTGTATCAGTACAAGCCGGATGGCACACCACTATCTTCCCACCATACTTTGTGATTGGAGCAATTTTCTCGGGATTTGCAATGGTGCTCACCCTCGTTATTACGATGCGCGGCTTATACAATATGAATGATTTTATTACCGACCGACACGTTGACGCGGTTTGCCGGATCCTGATATTTATTTCGTTGATTATGGGAACTGCCTATATGACCGAGATTTTTATCGCCTGGTATTCGGCTTCGGAATATGAAACGTATATGTTTTTCAAAAACCGTTTGTTTGGTGATTATGCTTTCCAGTTTTGGGCTATGTTTACGGCCAACGCTGTGATTCCGCAGTTGTTCTGGTTTAAAGCAGTACGCAAACGTATGTGGATCGTATTCATCATTTCCATCATAATCAATATTGGTATGTGGTTCGAGCGCTTTAACATTGTGGTTACCACGCTTAGCCGCGACTATCTTCCTGCCGCATGGGCCAACTACTCGCCAACCTATGTTGAAATAGGATTCTTTGTCGGTACACTCGGAATGTTTTTGGCCGGCGTACTATTGTTCTTCCGCTACATTCCAATGATTGCCATTTCTGAATTAAAAAGTGTGGCAAAATTCGACAAACCAAATAACGGACAACTAAAAGCAAAAAGTCATGAGTAA
- a CDS encoding DUF3341 domain-containing protein, with product MSKKYILGVFDDEATLVDAFEKLKDKGVMPVEVYTPYPVHEILEGMPIKTRITHAAFFYGLFAAIGILGFLTYAAVIDWPLRYGGKPFNAFPSFIVVTIVATILAITLLTLFTFSARAKVFPGKKAEIFHERATDDKFVMVFDEDGTKNDSETLNSILTEHGKIE from the coding sequence ATGAGTAAAAAATATATCCTTGGCGTTTTTGACGATGAAGCAACTTTAGTTGATGCCTTTGAAAAATTAAAAGACAAAGGAGTTATGCCGGTTGAGGTTTACACCCCGTATCCGGTGCACGAAATATTGGAAGGGATGCCCATAAAAACGCGCATTACGCACGCAGCTTTCTTTTACGGATTGTTTGCCGCAATTGGGATTCTCGGATTTCTTACTTATGCCGCAGTTATCGACTGGCCACTGCGCTATGGCGGGAAACCGTTTAATGCGTTCCCGTCGTTTATTGTGGTTACTATCGTGGCTACTATTCTCGCTATAACGTTGCTTACGCTTTTTACCTTTTCGGCACGGGCGAAAGTATTCCCCGGTAAAAAAGCAGAGATATTTCACGAGCGGGCTACCGACGATAAGTTTGTTATGGTTTTTGACGAGGACGGAACCAAAAACGATAGTGAGACATTGAATTCGATCCTAACAGAACATGGTAAAATTGAATAA